The following are encoded in a window of Telmatobacter sp. DSM 110680 genomic DNA:
- a CDS encoding plasmid partition protein ParG has protein sequence MSQIKKPTELKVKRMNLNVPVELHNSFKSVTAAKGQDMTTVLMEFITNYVAKHSPKGRRR, from the coding sequence GTGAGTCAGATTAAGAAGCCAACAGAACTGAAGGTGAAAAGAATGAACTTGAATGTACCCGTCGAACTCCATAACAGCTTCAAGTCGGTCACAGCTGCCAAGGGCCAGGACATGACCACCGTGCTGATGGAGTTCATCACGAACTACGTCGCCAAGCACTCTCCCAAGGGGCGGCGTCGGTGA
- a CDS encoding AAA family ATPase, which translates to MDAKKGVEDWPQLERMRTRFLAICPDFIDFEQRKGFYFEQERAYKDDLIGQAQSILSGHHEEQPEKLGGQFLDLVKKSNFVGWRAFDAIAKGGADARKETAQALGEMLLSKESLPAVIETAALRIHPILRSDNNPAIGLVRSLVTSAIALAKPKDAISVKTLSMQAAIKELTGDTIIKSAVISAHEYEAILQIALRISDRMVEWNWKPRDLWDVQGFLWVATNYGKAPVLAEGGALIEDDEDDDRMTGKQFIPLNQILFGPPGTGKTWATARLAVEICNGTAPDDRKQLRKEYDELRRANRITFTTFHQSIGYEEFVEGLRPVTENEDEEDQAPAGFHLETRHGIFRNICTLAEQARKRGGKAAAFDFTKRQFFKMSLGRASTESHIYQAAIAGNYIVLGWGGDLDWSDTKYDDFQAVFDRWQEKEPGTSGNSGNIAQTWCFRSLMKKGDIVIVSNGNRRFRAVGEILGDYEFVPQGEGGNHRRVVKWLAVIKDSLPIETIYDGNLSQVTCYRLVKSRMKLEALAGLVTADAQPMSSSAEPYVLIIDEINRANISKVLGELITLIEPDKRLGGQNEITVTMPYSNDDFGVPNNLYIVGTMNTADRSIALLDTALRRRFHFTEMMPDYSCLNRQVEEIHLGKLLAAINRRVEWLFDRDHQIGHSYFTDVESKADLDHVMQAKVIPQLAEYFYEDWEKVRAALNDTNEAFIKVTKLGPPKMLQSDGEDRSHYSIHMGEIPSEGYVTASE; encoded by the coding sequence TTGGACGCCAAGAAGGGGGTTGAAGACTGGCCGCAGCTGGAGAGGATGCGTACACGGTTCCTTGCTATTTGTCCCGACTTCATCGATTTCGAGCAGAGGAAGGGCTTTTATTTTGAACAGGAGAGAGCCTATAAGGATGACTTGATTGGCCAAGCTCAATCGATTTTAAGCGGCCATCACGAGGAACAACCAGAGAAACTCGGAGGCCAATTCCTCGACCTAGTGAAGAAGTCTAATTTCGTCGGATGGCGAGCTTTCGATGCAATAGCGAAAGGTGGAGCTGACGCGAGGAAAGAAACTGCACAAGCTCTGGGCGAAATGTTGTTGTCAAAAGAGAGCTTGCCTGCCGTAATCGAGACTGCCGCTCTCAGGATCCACCCGATACTCCGCTCGGACAACAATCCTGCCATTGGCCTTGTTCGGTCCCTTGTGACTTCGGCAATTGCATTAGCCAAGCCCAAAGATGCGATCAGCGTCAAAACTCTTTCAATGCAGGCGGCAATTAAGGAATTGACCGGGGACACGATTATAAAGTCAGCGGTAATCAGTGCCCATGAGTATGAAGCGATCCTCCAGATTGCCCTTCGTATCAGCGACAGAATGGTCGAGTGGAACTGGAAGCCGCGCGATCTTTGGGATGTACAGGGTTTCCTTTGGGTTGCGACAAATTATGGCAAAGCGCCCGTTCTGGCCGAAGGTGGCGCCTTAATCGAAGACGATGAGGATGATGATCGAATGACTGGAAAACAATTCATTCCGCTGAATCAGATACTCTTTGGGCCCCCGGGAACCGGCAAGACGTGGGCGACAGCCCGGCTCGCAGTCGAAATATGCAACGGGACTGCTCCGGATGACCGAAAGCAACTAAGGAAAGAGTACGACGAACTGAGGAGAGCTAATCGAATTACCTTCACCACGTTCCATCAATCGATTGGTTACGAGGAGTTCGTCGAGGGTCTCCGTCCAGTCACCGAAAATGAAGATGAAGAAGATCAGGCTCCTGCTGGTTTCCATCTAGAGACCCGCCACGGCATTTTTCGTAACATCTGCACCCTCGCTGAACAGGCACGAAAACGAGGCGGAAAAGCGGCCGCATTCGATTTCACAAAACGGCAATTCTTCAAGATGTCCTTGGGGCGTGCGAGTACCGAGAGTCATATTTATCAGGCGGCAATCGCGGGAAACTATATCGTCCTAGGTTGGGGTGGAGACCTTGATTGGTCGGACACAAAGTACGACGACTTTCAAGCCGTGTTCGATCGGTGGCAAGAGAAAGAACCAGGCACAAGCGGAAACAGCGGCAATATCGCACAGACGTGGTGTTTTCGATCGCTTATGAAGAAGGGCGATATTGTGATTGTCTCAAACGGTAACCGCCGCTTTCGTGCGGTTGGTGAGATCTTAGGTGATTACGAATTCGTGCCACAAGGAGAGGGCGGCAATCATCGCCGCGTCGTGAAATGGCTCGCCGTAATCAAAGACTCCTTGCCAATTGAGACCATTTATGACGGCAATCTCTCGCAGGTTACATGCTATCGGTTGGTAAAGAGCCGTATGAAGCTCGAGGCCTTAGCTGGTCTGGTCACTGCAGATGCTCAACCTATGTCATCGAGCGCTGAGCCATACGTCTTAATTATTGACGAGATTAACCGCGCAAACATATCCAAGGTCTTGGGAGAATTGATAACCCTAATCGAACCAGATAAGCGGCTCGGAGGGCAAAATGAGATCACTGTAACGATGCCGTATTCCAACGACGACTTTGGAGTTCCTAACAACCTATACATAGTCGGCACGATGAACACGGCGGATCGTTCAATTGCACTTCTTGACACAGCGCTTCGTCGCCGCTTCCACTTCACCGAAATGATGCCCGACTACAGCTGTCTCAACAGGCAGGTAGAAGAGATTCACCTTGGCAAACTCTTGGCCGCGATCAATCGGCGGGTTGAATGGCTATTCGATCGTGATCATCAAATAGGACACAGCTATTTCACGGATGTCGAGAGCAAAGCAGACCTCGATCACGTAATGCAGGCGAAGGTAATCCCGCAGTTGGCGGAGTATTTCTACGAGGACTGGGAGAAGGTGCGTGCAGCTCTCAATGATACGAACGAGGCGTTCATTAAAGTGACCAAACTCGGTCCACCAAAGATGCTTCAATCTGATGGGGAGGACCGGTCGCACTATTCAATCCATATGGGAGAGATTCCGTCTGAAGGATACGTCACGGCATCGGAGTAG
- a CDS encoding alpha-galactosidase, with the protein MRKVPDWKCARVTRVVLVRFAVMILTIPGAMQAASAQRLIAVPPPPMGWSSWNSFSNTVDAKIIMDQANAMVVNGMAKAGYQYVTIDEGWWLGQRDPGGNIVVDAKAWPAIAPGEQAGDMANIVRYIHSKGLRAGIYTDAGMDGCSLYPDLGPVYQHVGSEGHYEQDFLQFAKWGFDYVKVDWCGGDKEKLDPAVQYAEVARAIAKAEAATGHRLYYSICEWGNNSPWTWAPNVGGAPADIWRTSGDIVPPIVPHEKHSGRLASFPGVLSNFDQGIHPEAEHTGFYNDPDMMVVGMPGLTDAQSRVHMSLWAISAAPLLAGADLTTLSPATLATLTNPEVIAVDQDSLGLQGIKVATYGYGLEVWSKALSTPGERAVLLLNRTGDPAAITVHWGDFGLNDSSAVSVRDLWARKDLGSFDSSYSVAVQANDAAMLIVKGSEGKLNSYTATGADGVRGSREVTFTNVSSRVRVARLRISYINSGDAPQMAELRVNGQTATKIAFPSTGSDNSAGAIWIEALFDREAAKNVLNFELISAPGLKIESIAVE; encoded by the coding sequence ATGCGGAAGGTCCCGGATTGGAAGTGTGCGCGTGTCACCCGAGTGGTTCTTGTACGTTTTGCAGTCATGATCCTCACCATACCCGGAGCCATGCAGGCGGCGAGCGCGCAGAGGCTGATTGCCGTGCCTCCTCCCCCGATGGGCTGGTCTTCCTGGAACAGCTTCTCCAATACCGTCGACGCCAAAATCATCATGGACCAGGCGAACGCCATGGTTGTGAACGGCATGGCTAAGGCGGGCTATCAATACGTCACCATCGACGAAGGCTGGTGGCTAGGACAGCGCGATCCCGGAGGGAACATTGTGGTCGACGCCAAGGCATGGCCGGCAATTGCTCCGGGTGAGCAGGCCGGAGACATGGCCAACATCGTCCGTTACATCCATTCCAAAGGCCTGAGGGCCGGCATCTATACCGACGCAGGAATGGATGGCTGCAGCCTTTACCCGGACCTCGGCCCCGTCTATCAACACGTCGGCAGTGAAGGTCATTATGAGCAGGACTTCCTGCAATTCGCCAAATGGGGATTCGATTATGTAAAGGTCGACTGGTGCGGTGGCGACAAGGAGAAACTCGATCCCGCTGTGCAGTACGCCGAAGTTGCGAGAGCCATCGCCAAAGCCGAGGCTGCTACAGGGCATCGGCTCTATTACTCAATCTGCGAGTGGGGAAACAACAGCCCATGGACCTGGGCTCCCAACGTAGGCGGCGCGCCCGCAGACATCTGGCGGACCAGCGGCGACATCGTGCCTCCGATAGTGCCGCATGAAAAACACAGCGGCCGTCTGGCCAGCTTCCCCGGCGTGCTCTCCAATTTTGATCAGGGGATTCATCCGGAGGCAGAACATACCGGTTTCTACAACGATCCCGACATGATGGTGGTCGGGATGCCGGGCCTTACAGATGCTCAGAGCCGGGTTCATATGAGCCTGTGGGCGATCTCTGCAGCGCCTCTGCTGGCCGGCGCGGATCTGACCACATTGAGCCCTGCCACTTTGGCTACGCTTACCAATCCAGAGGTAATCGCCGTCGATCAGGATTCGCTTGGGCTGCAGGGAATCAAAGTGGCAACCTACGGTTACGGTCTTGAAGTATGGTCCAAGGCGCTCTCCACACCGGGAGAACGCGCGGTGCTGCTGCTCAACAGAACCGGCGACCCTGCAGCGATCACCGTGCATTGGGGCGACTTTGGGCTCAATGATTCGTCGGCTGTCTCGGTGAGAGACCTCTGGGCCCGGAAAGACCTTGGCTCCTTCGACTCTTCCTATTCCGTCGCAGTTCAGGCGAACGACGCCGCGATGTTGATCGTCAAAGGCAGCGAAGGAAAACTCAACTCATACACCGCTACAGGAGCCGATGGCGTGCGCGGCAGTCGGGAGGTCACCTTTACGAATGTTTCTTCGCGTGTTCGCGTGGCCAGACTTCGCATTTCATATATCAACAGCGGCGACGCCCCGCAAATGGCGGAACTGCGAGTGAATGGCCAGACCGCGACAAAAATTGCATTCCCTTCAACCGGAAGCGATAACAGTGCGGGGGCAATCTGGATTGAAGCGCTCTTCGATCGCGAAGCCGCCAAAAACGTGCTCAACTTTGAGTTGATCTCCGCTCCGGGATTGAAGATCGAATCGATCGCGGTCGAGTAG